Proteins from a single region of Sulfurimonas hongkongensis:
- a CDS encoding FtsK/SpoIIIE family DNA translocase, whose amino-acid sequence MKETLFIITFGILIYLGFATIFGDSGLMGSYGSIFASYNQKYFGYVSFVYILVLLFPLYYVYRDTSYSLRKLELALASFLIFSSFLLAQAILITDELRGVAGGEFVDFLAPYIGLFGLWVFWFIITCVSVLMFLDKSIYEIASSISKMFKSKIEKKECVEEDDYSIYDEPSYTRESFDKNTDKQNKTEELKKDDTVFQEAQKEIEEKKLDSTPQNILEVAAKIKEKKNALVVDELEENRKLLESMERGEVEKPKNFILPSVDFLKKVDVKSHSVDESELDDKIRYLIEKLAHFKIEGDVVRTYAGPVVSTFEFKPAANVKVSKILNLQDDLAMALSAETIRIQAPIPGKDVVGIEIPNETVDTIYLRELLDSKLFKESASPLTIALGKDIVGKPFITDLKKLPHLLIAGTTGSGKSVGINAMILSLLYKNSPDQLRLLMIDPKMLEFSIYNDIPHLLTPVITKAKQAIVALNNMVSEMERRYELMSETRTKNIENYNERVKKEGGEHFPYIVVIIDELADLMMTSGKDVEHSIARLAQMARASGIHLIVATQRPSVDVVTGLIKANLPSRISYRVGQKVDSKIILDQMGAESLLGRGDMLFTPPGSTGLVRLHAPWSSESEIEKIVEFIKSQRDANYDKSFLVEDDDSDASSKGETYEELDPLYEDAKSVVVTDRKTSISYLQRRLQVGYNRSARIVEQLEGEGVLSSPNAKGVREIL is encoded by the coding sequence TTGAAAGAGACTCTATTTATCATCACATTTGGAATATTAATCTACCTAGGTTTTGCAACCATTTTTGGAGATAGCGGGCTAATGGGCAGTTATGGCTCTATCTTTGCATCTTATAATCAAAAATACTTTGGATATGTCTCTTTTGTTTATATTTTAGTTCTGCTCTTTCCTCTTTATTATGTTTATAGAGATACATCTTATAGTCTTAGAAAACTAGAGCTAGCTTTAGCGTCCTTTTTGATATTTTCATCATTTCTTTTAGCTCAAGCTATACTTATAACTGATGAGTTAAGGGGAGTTGCAGGTGGCGAGTTTGTTGACTTTCTAGCTCCATATATTGGACTTTTTGGGCTTTGGGTGTTTTGGTTTATTATCACTTGTGTATCTGTTCTTATGTTTTTAGATAAAAGCATATATGAGATAGCATCAAGTATCTCTAAGATGTTTAAAAGCAAAATAGAAAAAAAAGAGTGTGTAGAAGAAGATGACTATAGCATCTATGATGAACCAAGCTATACAAGAGAGAGTTTTGATAAAAATACAGATAAACAAAACAAGACAGAAGAACTTAAAAAAGATGATACAGTTTTTCAAGAAGCACAAAAAGAGATAGAAGAAAAAAAACTTGATAGTACGCCACAAAACATACTAGAGGTTGCAGCAAAGATAAAAGAGAAGAAAAATGCTTTAGTTGTTGATGAGTTAGAAGAAAACAGAAAACTTTTAGAGTCAATGGAGAGAGGTGAGGTTGAAAAGCCGAAAAATTTTATCCTCCCATCAGTAGATTTTTTAAAAAAAGTAGATGTAAAGTCTCATAGTGTTGATGAGAGTGAGCTTGATGATAAGATTCGTTATCTTATAGAAAAACTTGCTCACTTTAAGATTGAGGGTGATGTTGTAAGAACTTACGCAGGTCCTGTTGTATCTACTTTTGAGTTTAAACCAGCTGCAAACGTTAAAGTTAGTAAGATTTTAAATCTTCAAGATGACTTAGCTATGGCACTCTCAGCGGAGACTATCCGAATCCAAGCACCTATCCCTGGAAAAGATGTAGTTGGCATTGAGATACCAAATGAAACGGTTGATACTATCTACCTCAGAGAACTACTTGATTCTAAGCTATTTAAAGAGTCGGCATCTCCACTTACAATTGCTTTGGGTAAAGATATAGTTGGAAAACCTTTTATTACTGATCTTAAAAAGCTACCGCATCTTCTCATTGCTGGAACGACAGGAAGCGGTAAGAGTGTTGGAATAAATGCTATGATACTCTCGCTTTTATATAAAAACTCTCCAGACCAGCTAAGGCTATTGATGATAGACCCTAAGATGCTAGAGTTTTCTATCTACAATGATATCCCACATCTTCTTACCCCAGTTATCACAAAAGCAAAACAAGCTATTGTAGCTCTAAATAACATGGTCTCAGAAATGGAACGCCGTTATGAACTTATGAGTGAGACAAGAACTAAAAATATAGAAAACTATAATGAGAGAGTTAAAAAGGAGGGTGGTGAACACTTTCCTTACATAGTAGTTATTATAGATGAGTTAGCAGACTTGATGATGACAAGCGGAAAAGATGTTGAACACTCCATAGCTAGACTTGCTCAGATGGCAAGAGCCTCAGGCATCCACTTAATAGTAGCTACTCAAAGACCATCTGTTGATGTTGTCACTGGGCTTATAAAAGCAAATCTGCCATCTCGTATATCATATAGAGTTGGACAAAAAGTAGATAGTAAAATCATTTTAGACCAAATGGGTGCAGAGTCACTTTTAGGTCGTGGAGATATGCTCTTTACGCCACCGGGATCAACAGGACTTGTAAGACTTCACGCTCCGTGGAGTTCAGAGAGTGAAATAGAAAAAATCGTAGAATTTATAAAGTCTCAAAGAGATGCTAACTACGATAAGAGCTTTTTAGTAGAAGATGATGATTCAGATGCAAGCTCAAAAGGCGAAACATATGAGGAGTTAGATCCTCTCTATGAAGACGCAAAGAGCGTAGTTGTAACAGATAGAAAGACTTCTATCTCATATTTGCAAAGAAGGCTTCAAGTCGGCTATAATAGATCAGCTAGAATAGTAGAGCAACTAGAGGGCGAGGGCGTGCTATCTTCCCCAAATGCTAAAGGGGTTCGTGAGATATTATAG
- the fumC gene encoding class II fumarate hydratase, with product MNLFREESDSFGKLEVPSNMYYGAQSARSLINFPIGIETMPKSLVRALAIVKQSCAQVNMDFGLLDAKIAEAIIEAAGEVMEGKFDEHFPLSVWQTGSGTQSNMNANEVISNRAIEILGGVIGSKDPVHPNDHCNMGQSSNDVFPTAMHIAAVEEIINKLLPALKYMHEELDKKSKSFEHLVKIGRTHTQDATPLTLGQEFSGYSAQVANSIRRVEAVLPALMQLAQGGTAVGTGMNSIKGFDKAFATQVAKTMDIAFVTAENKFEALAAHDAIVEASGALNTTAVSMMKIANDIRFLASGPRCGIGEISLAENEPGSSIMPGKVNPTQSEALTMISAQVMGNHTTISIAGSNGHFELNVFKPVMIYNLLQSIRLLSDGCQSFTKRCIVGITANEERIAKLRDESLMLVTALNSHIGYDNATKIAKKAHKDGSTLLEAALALELVTEEQFKEWVVPENMISPREL from the coding sequence ATGAACTTATTTAGAGAAGAGAGCGACTCATTTGGTAAGCTTGAAGTGCCCTCAAACATGTACTACGGTGCACAATCTGCTCGCTCACTTATAAACTTTCCAATAGGAATAGAGACGATGCCCAAATCTCTCGTGCGAGCTTTAGCAATAGTAAAACAATCATGCGCACAAGTAAATATGGATTTTGGTCTCTTAGATGCTAAGATAGCAGAAGCAATTATTGAAGCAGCCGGTGAAGTTATGGAGGGGAAGTTTGATGAGCACTTTCCCCTGTCTGTATGGCAAACAGGTTCTGGCACTCAAAGTAACATGAACGCAAATGAAGTCATATCTAATCGTGCCATAGAGATTCTAGGTGGAGTCATTGGTTCTAAAGATCCAGTTCATCCAAATGATCACTGCAATATGGGTCAATCTTCAAACGATGTATTTCCTACTGCTATGCATATAGCAGCAGTTGAAGAGATTATAAACAAACTACTACCCGCTTTAAAATATATGCATGAGGAGTTAGATAAAAAGTCTAAGTCATTCGAGCATTTGGTAAAAATAGGTCGAACACATACTCAAGATGCAACGCCTTTGACATTAGGTCAAGAGTTTTCAGGTTACAGTGCACAAGTAGCCAACTCTATTCGCAGAGTTGAAGCCGTACTCCCTGCTCTTATGCAACTTGCACAAGGAGGAACTGCTGTTGGCACTGGAATGAACTCTATAAAAGGTTTTGATAAAGCATTTGCCACGCAGGTTGCTAAAACTATGGATATTGCTTTTGTCACCGCAGAAAATAAGTTTGAAGCACTTGCTGCTCATGATGCTATCGTTGAAGCAAGTGGAGCCTTAAACACTACTGCTGTTAGCATGATGAAAATAGCTAATGATATTCGTTTCTTAGCATCTGGACCACGGTGTGGGATTGGGGAGATAAGTCTAGCTGAGAATGAACCCGGCTCTTCCATCATGCCTGGAAAAGTAAATCCTACACAGAGTGAAGCTCTAACAATGATATCTGCACAAGTTATGGGAAATCATACAACTATCTCCATAGCAGGCTCAAATGGACATTTTGAGCTAAATGTATTTAAACCAGTTATGATCTACAATCTTTTACAATCAATCCGCTTGCTTAGTGATGGATGCCAAAGTTTTACTAAAAGATGTATAGTAGGAATAACAGCAAATGAAGAGCGTATAGCAAAACTAAGAGATGAATCACTTATGCTTGTAACAGCACTCAATTCTCATATAGGATATGATAACGCTACAAAGATAGCTAAAAAAGCTCACAAAGATGGTTCTACTTTGCTTGAAGCTGCCTTAGCGCTTGAGCTTGTAACAGAAGAGCAGTTTAAAGAGTGGGTAGTGCCAGAAAATATGATAAGTCCTAGAGAGTTATAA
- a CDS encoding AsmA-like C-terminal domain-containing protein yields the protein KVSGKLTDPKVSSLIAKDIIVAPLNIIKRTLLLPFKMFEDEEEK from the coding sequence AAGGTAAGCGGTAAGCTAACTGATCCTAAAGTTAGCTCTCTTATAGCAAAAGATATAATAGTAGCTCCCTTAAACATTATAAAGCGGACTCTTCTTCTGCCATTTAAAATGTTTGAGGATGAAGAAGAAAAGTAA
- a CDS encoding ABC transporter permease — protein sequence MRASLVPYLVKRFLRFDKDQPFIFLSALLAFLGITLGVMVLIVAMALMNGFDKEFKKKLTIMNYPLTIIPKFYGAVNEELLIKMQTKFPHLEFSPYVQSAIMARNGSKLEGGYIFGVNFEDEAKVNSVLAKAITKGQFSKFDVLVGKSLKDEFNLYIDDKLMYIFTHVEPGGLSVTPKIKRFKIKGIFDSGLSAYDKAYSYTTLSSMQAMLGLSSSQYDGIHIYSNEPHKDILKIKEFLPVSVSVKGWWEDNVNFFAALELEKASLFIVLMLIILIAAINIISSLLMTVMNRRSEIALLLSLGATTKEIKKIFLYLGIVIGVSGILAGIAFGMSGLWILSTFDIVSLPKDVYPTTTLPLDLSLKDFSLIVVGAFVIVIASSYYPAKKASEVDILRVLRNE from the coding sequence TTGAGAGCATCACTAGTTCCTTATCTTGTCAAGCGTTTTCTTCGCTTTGACAAAGACCAGCCTTTTATCTTCTTATCTGCACTACTGGCTTTTTTAGGAATAACTCTAGGTGTAATGGTTCTTATTGTAGCTATGGCACTTATGAATGGTTTTGATAAAGAGTTTAAAAAGAAGCTTACCATTATGAACTATCCACTAACTATTATCCCAAAATTTTATGGGGCTGTTAATGAAGAGTTGCTCATAAAGATGCAAACAAAATTCCCACATCTTGAGTTTAGCCCCTATGTTCAGTCTGCTATTATGGCTAGAAATGGCTCAAAACTAGAGGGTGGATATATCTTTGGTGTAAACTTTGAAGATGAAGCAAAGGTAAATAGTGTTTTAGCAAAAGCAATAACAAAGGGGCAGTTTTCAAAATTTGATGTGCTTGTTGGAAAGAGTTTAAAAGATGAGTTCAACCTATATATTGATGATAAGCTTATGTATATTTTTACTCATGTGGAACCAGGTGGACTCTCTGTTACACCAAAGATAAAGCGTTTTAAGATAAAGGGCATTTTTGATTCAGGTCTTAGCGCTTATGATAAAGCCTATAGTTATACTACACTCTCTTCTATGCAAGCGATGCTAGGACTCTCATCTAGCCAATATGATGGGATTCACATATACTCAAACGAACCTCACAAAGATATTTTAAAAATCAAAGAATTTTTGCCAGTTAGTGTGAGTGTAAAAGGTTGGTGGGAAGATAATGTTAACTTTTTTGCAGCCTTAGAACTTGAAAAAGCCTCTCTTTTTATAGTGCTTATGCTTATAATTTTAATAGCAGCAATAAACATCATATCCTCTTTGCTTATGACTGTGATGAATAGAAGGAGTGAGATAGCTCTTCTTCTCTCACTAGGTGCTACGACAAAAGAGATCAAAAAAATCTTTTTGTATCTTGGCATAGTTATAGGAGTGAGTGGCATTTTAGCTGGAATAGCTTTTGGGATGAGCGGTTTGTGGATTTTAAGCACTTTTGATATTGTCTCTCTACCAAAAGATGTATATCCTACAACCACACTTCCACTAGATTTGAGTCTTAAAGACTTCTCTCTTATAGTTGTTGGTGCATTTGTGATTGTGATTGCATCTTCATACTATCCTGCAAAAAAGGCTAGCGAGGTAGATATTCTTAGAGTTTTAAGAAACGAGTAG
- the secA gene encoding preprotein translocase subunit SecA translates to MLQALMGKIFGTSNDRELKKYAKRVRDINALEGKYEALSDDELKSAFNELRSSVLDGAKSLEDVLEDSFAITREASKRVLNMRHFDVQLIGGMALHEGRIAEMKTGEGKTLVATLPIVLNAMTGKGVHLVTVNDYLASRDATEMGVLYNFLGFSVGTVLESNSTPEEKIEAYKCDITYGTNNEFGFDYLRDNMSYSAEHMAQRNHNFVIVDEVDSILIDEARTPLIISGPTNRTLEDYKVADGIAMQLKKDEHFTVDEKDKVVLITEEGITKAEELFGVENLYSVENSSLPHALDQALKANYLFEKDVDYVVNDGEVVIVDEFTGRLSEGRRFSEGLHQALEAKENVEIKEETQTLADITFQNYFRMYDKLAGMTGTAETEATEFAQIYSLDVVSIPTNIPITRKDLNDLIYKTEKEKFAAVIETVKKLSKIGQPVLIGTASIEKSEALHEVLKKEKIAHTVLNAKNHAQEGEIIKHAGAKGAVTIATNMAGRGVDIKVSDEVKALGGLYIIGTERHENRRIDNQLRGRSGRQGDAGTTQFYLSLEDNLLRIFGSDKIKSIMERLGVEDGEYIESKMVTRAVEKAQMKVENMHYEGRKQIVEYDDVANEQRKIVYKFRNQLLDKEYDIHSRIDAIRVEYINNLLNICGIFDGGDKDDFNLKKVSEILKEELNFDLDVEQHSSLEFEELHDKLVEIAKKSYDDKMSVLEDDIRSDIERELYLKELDSAWREHLYAMDNMKTGIRLRAYNQKDPLVEYKKESFNLFGELISDIKFNTIKTLHIIQFRMDSAEEEAASVAQQMEMQRKFDEAAMIFNHSQNQEAQTSEKKVARNEPCPCGSGKKYKQCCGKSGPKKGVFAGNGISAS, encoded by the coding sequence ATGCTACAGGCATTAATGGGTAAGATCTTTGGTACTTCAAATGATCGCGAACTAAAAAAGTACGCTAAAAGAGTAAGAGATATAAATGCTCTAGAGGGCAAGTATGAAGCTTTAAGTGATGATGAGTTAAAAAGTGCATTTAACGAGTTAAGAAGCAGTGTTTTAGATGGTGCTAAGAGTTTAGAAGATGTTTTAGAAGACTCTTTTGCAATCACTAGAGAAGCGAGCAAGAGAGTCTTAAATATGAGGCACTTTGATGTCCAGTTAATTGGTGGTATGGCTCTGCATGAGGGTAGAATCGCTGAGATGAAAACAGGTGAGGGTAAGACACTTGTTGCAACTCTTCCTATAGTTTTAAATGCGATGACTGGCAAGGGTGTTCACTTAGTTACTGTAAATGACTACCTCGCATCAAGAGATGCTACTGAGATGGGAGTTTTATATAACTTTTTAGGTTTTTCTGTTGGAACTGTACTTGAGAGCAATTCTACGCCAGAAGAAAAGATAGAAGCTTACAAGTGTGATATTACTTATGGTACAAACAATGAGTTTGGATTTGACTATTTAAGAGATAACATGAGTTACTCAGCTGAACATATGGCTCAAAGAAATCACAACTTTGTCATAGTCGATGAAGTCGATAGTATTCTCATTGATGAAGCTAGAACTCCGCTTATAATATCAGGTCCAACAAACAGAACCCTAGAAGACTATAAAGTAGCTGATGGTATAGCTATGCAACTCAAAAAAGATGAGCATTTCACTGTTGATGAAAAAGATAAAGTAGTTCTTATAACAGAAGAGGGGATTACAAAAGCAGAAGAGCTTTTTGGTGTTGAGAATCTCTACAGTGTTGAAAATTCATCTTTGCCACATGCACTTGACCAAGCTCTAAAGGCGAACTATCTTTTTGAAAAAGATGTAGATTATGTTGTAAATGATGGCGAAGTTGTTATCGTTGATGAGTTTACAGGAAGACTTAGTGAGGGTCGTCGCTTTAGTGAGGGACTCCATCAAGCACTCGAAGCAAAAGAGAATGTTGAGATTAAAGAAGAGACTCAAACTCTAGCAGATATAACATTTCAAAACTACTTTAGAATGTATGATAAACTAGCTGGTATGACAGGTACTGCTGAGACTGAAGCTACAGAATTTGCACAGATTTACTCTCTTGATGTTGTCTCTATTCCTACAAATATTCCCATCACAAGAAAAGATCTTAATGACCTTATCTATAAAACAGAAAAAGAGAAGTTTGCAGCTGTGATAGAGACTGTTAAAAAGTTATCAAAAATAGGTCAACCTGTACTAATAGGTACTGCTTCTATTGAAAAATCAGAAGCTTTGCATGAAGTACTAAAAAAAGAGAAAATTGCACATACTGTTTTAAATGCTAAAAACCACGCTCAAGAGGGTGAAATCATCAAACACGCTGGAGCTAAAGGAGCAGTGACTATTGCTACAAATATGGCTGGTCGTGGTGTCGATATTAAAGTTAGTGATGAAGTAAAAGCTCTTGGAGGTCTTTACATCATAGGAACTGAGAGACATGAAAACCGCAGAATAGACAACCAACTTCGTGGTCGTTCAGGTCGTCAAGGCGATGCTGGAACTACTCAATTTTACTTATCACTTGAAGATAATCTCCTTCGCATCTTTGGTTCGGATAAGATAAAGTCTATCATGGAGAGACTTGGAGTTGAAGATGGAGAGTATATAGAGTCAAAAATGGTTACTCGTGCGGTTGAGAAAGCTCAAATGAAAGTTGAAAATATGCACTACGAGGGTAGAAAGCAGATAGTTGAATATGATGATGTAGCAAATGAGCAGAGAAAAATCGTTTACAAGTTTAGAAATCAACTCTTAGATAAAGAGTATGATATTCACTCAAGAATAGATGCTATTAGAGTTGAGTATATTAATAATCTACTTAATATTTGTGGTATCTTTGATGGTGGTGACAAGGATGATTTTAATCTTAAAAAAGTCTCTGAGATTTTAAAAGAAGAACTAAACTTTGATTTAGATGTAGAGCAACACTCATCTTTAGAGTTTGAAGAGCTTCATGATAAACTAGTAGAAATTGCAAAAAAATCTTATGATGACAAGATGAGCGTTTTAGAAGATGATATTCGCTCAGATATTGAAAGAGAGCTATACTTAAAGGAGCTAGATAGCGCTTGGAGAGAGCATCTTTACGCTATGGATAATATGAAAACAGGTATAAGACTTCGTGCATATAATCAAAAAGATCCACTAGTAGAGTATAAAAAAGAGAGTTTTAATCTCTTTGGAGAACTTATATCAGATATCAAGTTCAATACTATAAAAACCCTTCATATTATTCAGTTTAGAATGGACTCAGCTGAGGAAGAAGCAGCTAGTGTAGCACAACAGATGGAGATGCAAAGAAAATTTGATGAGGCAGCTATGATATTTAATCATTCGCAAAATCAAGAGGCTCAAACATCTGAGAAAAAAGTAGCTAGAAATGAGCCATGTCCATGCGGAAGTGGTAAAAAATACAAGCAATGCTGTGGTAAAAGTGGTCCCAAAAAGGGGGTATTTGCTGGAAACGGTATTTCTGCCTCTTGA
- the lolA gene encoding LolA-like outer membrane lipoprotein chaperone: MKHLYILLLSFSLSFASFDKIDSFDASFTQSVTDDKGKTLTYKGHISASKPQNALWSYKEPIQKDVFINSHQVIIVEPEIEQVIIRSIGSSLDFFNMIKNAKEIKKGTYEANFENKIFTITTSEEIIESISYIDEFENRVKIVFESQVQNKDINQEIFIPKYPLDFDIIRD, from the coding sequence GTGAAACATTTATATATACTACTTTTAAGCTTCTCTCTTAGCTTTGCATCATTTGATAAGATTGACTCTTTTGATGCTTCCTTTACTCAAAGTGTTACTGATGATAAAGGTAAAACTCTAACTTATAAAGGTCACATAAGTGCTTCCAAACCACAAAATGCACTATGGAGCTACAAAGAACCTATTCAAAAAGATGTTTTCATAAATAGCCATCAGGTAATTATAGTTGAGCCTGAGATAGAGCAAGTCATTATAAGAAGTATAGGCTCTAGTTTGGATTTTTTTAACATGATAAAAAATGCTAAAGAGATAAAAAAAGGTACGTATGAAGCTAATTTTGAGAATAAAATATTTACTATAACTACAAGCGAAGAGATTATTGAATCAATCTCATATATAGATGAATTTGAAAACAGGGTGAAAATTGTATTTGAGAGTCAAGTGCAAAACAAAGATATAAATCAAGAAATCTTTATACCAAAGTATCCACTAGATTTTGATATTATCAGAGATTAA
- the acnB gene encoding bifunctional aconitate hydratase 2/2-methylisocitrate dehydratase, with amino-acid sequence MAFMQDYKAHVNEREALGVPPLPLSAEQTAEVIELIKSDCTDELLELLTNRVSPGVDDAAYVKAAFLNDIANESVKVDAISPQRAVEMLGMMLGGYNVKPMIDALKSSNKDVVGAATKALSHTLLVYDAFNDVEELHKAGNKAATEVMTSWANAEWFTSKPKLSDKITVTVFKVDGETNTDDLSPASEAFTRSDIPVHANSMLTAKMDDPIGIITELKKKGNTVAYVGDVVGTGSSRKSGINSVQWHMGESIKGVPNKKTGGVILGSTIAPIFFATAEDSGALPLELDVSEMEMGDVIELYPYKGEAHKNGKCIATFKLNPNTITDEVRAGGRIPLIIGRGLTSKARSVLGMPQSDIFLTAEQPADNGKGYTLAQKMVGRASGLDGVRPGMYVEPEMSTVGSQDTTGPMTRDEIKELAALGFNADLVMQSFCHTAAYPKPSDITMHHTLPDFISNRSGVALRPGDGVIHSWLNRMVLPDTVGTGADSHTRFPIGISFPGGSGIVAFAAVTGSMPLTMPESVLVRFSGEMQPGITLRDLVNAIPHKAIKEGLLTVEKKGKKNIFAGRILEIEGLPTLKAEQAFELSDASAERSAAACTVLLDNEPVIEYLKSNVTLLESMIEAGYEDKRTLQRRIDKMKDWLANPSLMKPDADAEYAAVLDIDLNEIKEPILACPNDPDDVATLSEILASDRPHKIDEVFVGSCMTNIGHYRALGEVLRGEGPVPTRLWVCPPTKMDEKQLTEDGYYAIFGAAGARTEIPGCSLCMGNQARVADNAIVFSTSTRNFDNRLGKGAQVYLGSAELAAVCAILGRLPTAEEYIEKTKKIVGKEGEIYKYLNFNLIKDYKLA; translated from the coding sequence ATGGCATTTATGCAAGATTATAAAGCACATGTAAATGAAAGAGAAGCACTAGGTGTTCCTCCTTTACCACTAAGTGCAGAGCAAACGGCAGAAGTTATTGAGCTTATCAAGAGTGATTGCACAGATGAACTACTTGAGTTACTTACAAATCGCGTATCTCCTGGAGTTGATGATGCAGCTTATGTTAAGGCAGCATTTTTAAATGATATTGCTAATGAGAGCGTTAAAGTAGATGCTATATCGCCTCAAAGAGCAGTTGAAATGCTGGGCATGATGTTAGGCGGGTACAATGTAAAGCCTATGATAGATGCATTGAAGTCTTCAAATAAAGATGTAGTTGGTGCAGCTACAAAAGCCCTATCACACACACTTCTTGTTTATGATGCGTTTAATGATGTAGAAGAGTTGCATAAAGCTGGCAACAAGGCTGCAACAGAGGTTATGACTTCATGGGCAAATGCAGAGTGGTTCACTTCAAAACCAAAACTCTCAGATAAGATTACAGTAACAGTCTTTAAAGTAGATGGTGAGACAAACACAGATGACCTCTCTCCTGCATCAGAAGCTTTTACTCGCTCAGACATTCCAGTTCATGCTAACTCTATGCTAACTGCTAAGATGGATGACCCTATAGGCATCATAACAGAGCTCAAGAAAAAAGGTAACACTGTAGCTTATGTTGGAGATGTTGTTGGAACTGGAAGTTCAAGAAAATCAGGCATAAATTCAGTTCAGTGGCACATGGGAGAGAGTATCAAGGGCGTTCCAAATAAAAAAACCGGTGGTGTGATTTTAGGTAGCACAATTGCACCAATCTTCTTTGCAACCGCTGAGGACTCTGGCGCTCTACCACTAGAGCTTGATGTTTCAGAGATGGAAATGGGTGATGTTATAGAGCTTTACCCATATAAAGGTGAGGCTCATAAAAATGGTAAGTGCATTGCAACTTTTAAGCTAAACCCTAACACTATAACTGATGAAGTAAGAGCAGGGGGGCGTATCCCTCTTATCATCGGTCGGGGGCTTACTTCTAAAGCTCGTAGTGTTTTAGGGATGCCTCAAAGTGATATCTTCTTAACAGCTGAGCAACCTGCTGATAATGGCAAAGGTTATACTTTAGCTCAAAAAATGGTAGGTCGTGCATCAGGACTAGATGGTGTTCGCCCAGGTATGTATGTAGAACCTGAGATGTCAACTGTTGGTTCTCAAGATACAACTGGACCAATGACTCGTGATGAGATTAAAGAGCTCGCAGCACTTGGCTTTAATGCAGACTTAGTTATGCAGTCATTTTGTCACACAGCAGCTTATCCAAAGCCATCAGATATAACTATGCATCACACCTTGCCAGATTTTATCTCAAACCGCTCGGGTGTAGCGCTTCGTCCAGGTGATGGAGTTATCCACTCATGGTTAAATAGAATGGTTTTACCTGATACTGTAGGAACTGGAGCAGATAGCCATACTCGTTTTCCAATAGGCATCTCTTTCCCAGGAGGCTCAGGGATAGTCGCTTTTGCTGCTGTAACAGGTTCTATGCCACTTACGATGCCAGAGTCTGTTCTAGTACGCTTTAGTGGAGAGATGCAACCAGGTATTACACTTCGTGACCTTGTAAATGCTATACCACATAAAGCTATTAAAGAGGGACTTTTAACAGTTGAGAAAAAGGGTAAGAAAAACATCTTCGCAGGACGCATTTTAGAGATCGAAGGACTGCCAACTTTAAAAGCTGAGCAAGCATTTGAACTCTCTGATGCATCTGCTGAGAGAAGTGCGGCAGCTTGTACGGTTCTACTAGACAATGAGCCAGTTATCGAGTACTTAAAATCAAATGTAACTCTACTAGAGTCTATGATAGAAGCTGGATATGAGGATAAAAGAACACTTCAGCGAAGAATAGACAAGATGAAAGATTGGTTAGCAAATCCTAGCCTAATGAAGCCAGATGCAGATGCAGAGTATGCAGCAGTTTTAGATATTGATTTAAATGAGATTAAAGAACCTATCTTAGCTTGTCCGAATGATCCAGACGATGTTGCGACGCTAAGTGAAATCTTAGCATCTGATAGACCTCACAAGATAGATGAAGTCTTTGTTGGTTCATGTATGACAAATATCGGTCACTATCGTGCTTTAGGCGAAGTGCTAAGAGGCGAGGGTCCTGTTCCTACTAGACTCTGGGTTTGCCCTCCAACTAAGATGGATGAAAAACAGTTAACAGAAGATGGATACTACGCTATATTTGGTGCAGCAGGTGCAAGGACTGAGATACCAGGATGTTCACTCTGTATGGGTAATCAAGCAAGAGTTGCAGATAATGCTATAGTGTTTTCAACTTCAACTCGTAACTTTGATAATCGTTTAGGTAAAGGCGCTCAAGTATATCTAGGTTCAGCAGAACTAGCGGCTGTTTGTGCGATTTTAGGTCGTTTGCCAACTGCCGAGGAGTATATAGAAAAAACTAAAAAGATTGTTGGAAAAGAGGGTGAGATTTATAAATATCTAAACTTCAACCTTATAAAAGACTATAAACTAGCTTAA